ATTGTAATGTTGCTCAGATCCTTCACCCGAAGGAAAGTATTAATACTGCAGTGTAAAAGTCATAGTGAGAGTTCCCATGATGCAGAAAGGCCCAAGCTACAGTTATACTGTTGTATATTTAACCTGacaggattattattattacagattCATCAGCTCTTTTGGGTGATGCTAATGTTGAAGTAGGTTACACACTGTTGGggattttaataaatcatcataTTCTAGAGGCTGATCATAAGTTTTTGGTATAAAATCTGTAAGGTAACTAGTGACTTAACTGTCACTGAATACAgtgttgtaaatgtatttatttatttcccagcACTGCTGATTATCTATGACGAGAATCATTTCTAACCTATTCTGAAGTTtgagataatttaaaaaatataaatatataagaaGCACAAATAATGACTGTGGCAACGATGTCATACAGCTTTTTGAGAGACGCAGTGATTATTTAACCTGGGCACAGTATGTGACCCCAGGGCTTTCtgtgacacacatacagacgcaaatcaaaaatgtcaaccagtggctctgctttttatttgcatagTACTAAATAATGAGAGAGAACAGAATATATAGACCAAGTGTAGCGGGGGACTTTTCTCTCAGGTCCCCAAACCACTGGAATAGTTTATCAGACGAAGTCAGACTTGAAACGTCACCGTCTGCTTTTAAAACTCTGTCAAAACTTACTTTTACCGAAATTTTCTTTAACCttacgttgttgttgttttttttacattcacacatattCCCCAGGGAATCGTTCATGGATCTTGGTGGGGGAAAAATCAGACATATTtgggggactgatatctatgagttaGTGttatttggtgcagcttgattggatttgaggagactgttgggccttggcggaggtacagtgtgcgctctactgagtgtcattctagtcaacattattattataacaatataAGCCATACAGATACTGACCATTGGGGTCGTCCTCCAGGGTGATACCAACCCTCTCAGGCGTGCGGGGGACACAGCTGTCCACCTCCGGAACCTGCAGGGGGCGATCAGCTCTCCTCTCGCAGTGCCGCCGGACGTCCTCGTCTGGTGCAAAAGGGAGGAAAATGGTACATGTGTGTGAGCGCACATGTACACAAGTACCGTACATGTTTATATACCATTAGCAcacaagagctgcaacagttaattgattattaatccactactgaattaatcgccaactattttgataatggaatGATCGGTTTAAGTcgttttttgtgaaaaaaatgacaaaattatctgatttcagcttcctaaatggatatttaattgaatattttcaggttactttgctcttctatgatCGTAAACgcaatatctttggtgtttggacaaaaacaaaacatcatctcagggtttggaaaacacagttgacattttcaccattttatgacattttacaaacaactaatcgattaatcaataaaataataataataatcgttagttgcggccctataacaaacaaatcaaaccaTTGAcacccccccacaaacacacacacagagctgcaactagtaatcgattactaatttaATCGGCAACCattttgataaccgattaatcggttcaaggaatttttatgaaaaaagaaggtaatattttatgatttcaacttcttaaatgtgaatattttctggtttctttgctcctctgtgacagtgaactcaatatctttggtgtgtggacaaaaacaaaacatcatcttgaggtttgggaaacaaatcaacatttttcaccattttatgaccaaaccactaatcgagaaaataatcgatcATGAAGTTAATCggtagttgcagccctacacacacacacacacacacagacacacacacagatgttttcaTACAGTAAGTCGGTCGAGATGTTGAAGAATATGGAGAGAATTATATGAGTGTTTTCTAAAATACAAATTTTGTCTGAAGTATATataagtgaaaatgttttgttcttattAATAGACTTAACAATTAATATTGGCAACAAAAATTGTTTTAGACGTTATAAATCGTGTgcgtaaatctttttttttccatcaggaTAATTCAGACACGAGACTCATTTCCGGAAGTAAAAGGACAGAAACACGCGATGGCAACATAAGCCTAATCCATAAACTGATCGATGTTGCCCACACGTCCAATAACAACAACACGAGTCCTGATGAAGTGACGCGCGCACCTATCAACGGGCGCAGATCCTCCAAGATGTCGTTCCTCTCCAACTTCCCCAGGATGGACAGCAGCTTCCCGACGGTCGCGTCCCGGGACCGCGCCTGCCACTCGTCCAGCAGCGCGGCGGTGGGGCTGCGGACCGCCTCGTAGTTCTTGATCTCCAGGTAGGTGAAGCCCATGGCCTCGGCCGCGGCCGTCCAGTCCGCGGCCACCGCGTTCTTCGGGTTCAAGTAGAGCGCCAGCGTCCGGCGCGTGGTCACGTTCAGCGCGGTGACGGGCACCGACCACAGGTCCACTCCGGAGCCCGCACAGGCCATAGTGGTGGCGGTTAACATGGGACCAAGGTAAACATGGTGAGGACGAATGTAGGGTCTCCGCAGTTCTACCTGACCGCTGAACGAGGAAGTGAtgtcaaaaaactaaaaaaagagtCGATGCAACGGAGTGCGTCacgtgggcgggggggggggggggggggaccgacCACTGGCGGAGAGTTGCACTTACTTACAGTAGATCGCACTTGTCGCTCAACAGCGCC
This window of the Scophthalmus maximus strain ysfricsl-2021 chromosome 21, ASM2237912v1, whole genome shotgun sequence genome carries:
- the myd88 gene encoding myeloid differentiation primary response protein MyD88 isoform X2, which gives rise to MLTATTMACAGSGVDLWSVPVTALNVTTRRTLALYLNPKNAVAADWTAAAEAMGFTYLEIKNYEAVRSPTAALLDEWQARSRDATVGKLLSILGKLERNDILEDLRPLIDEDVRRHCERRADRPLQVPEVDSCVPRTPERVGITLEDDPNGSPEMFDAFICYCQSDFEFVHEMIRELEQTEYKLKLCVFDRDVLPGSCVWTITSELIEKRCKRMVVVISDEYLDSDACDFQTKFALSLCPAQKKRLIPVKYKLMKKPFPSILRFLTVCDYTRPFTQAWFWGRLAKVLSLP
- the myd88 gene encoding myeloid differentiation primary response protein MyD88 isoform X3 — its product is MLTATTMACAGSGVDLWSVPVTALNVTTRRTLALYLNPKNAVAADWTAAAEAMGFTYLEIKNYEAVRSPTAALLDEWQARSRDATVGKLLSILGKLERNDILEDLRPLIDEDVRRHCERRADRPLQVPEVDSCVPRTPERVGITLEDDPNGSPEMFDAFICYCQSDFEFVHEMIRELEQTEYKLKLCVFDRDVLPGSCVWTITSELIEKRCKRMVVVISDEYLDSDACDFQTKFALSLCPEETSHSSEVQIDEKAIPQHPALPHRV
- the myd88 gene encoding myeloid differentiation primary response protein MyD88 isoform X1, whose amino-acid sequence is MLTATTMACAGSGVDLWSVPVTALNVTTRRTLALYLNPKNAVAADWTAAAEAMGFTYLEIKNYEAVRSPTAALLDEWQARSRDATVGKLLSILGKLERNDILEDLRPLIDEDVRRHCERRADRPLQVPEVDSCVPRTPERVGITLEDDPNGSPEMFDAFICYCQSDFEFVHEMIRELEQTEYKLKLCVFDRDVLPGSCVWTITSELIEKRCKRMVVVISDEYLDSDACDFQTKFALSLCPGAQKKRLIPVKYKLMKKPFPSILRFLTVCDYTRPFTQAWFWGRLAKVLSLP